A window of the Verrucomicrobiota bacterium genome harbors these coding sequences:
- a CDS encoding TonB-dependent receptor, whose amino-acid sequence MLRAPVLAVGALILTALCMLMACAAALGAETDTTTEPTWLDTVFVTATRMAKAILDTPNTVQSLTSTDIQARTLSRSTPEALREMPGVMVQKTSNGQGSPYMRGFTGFRTLFLLDGIRLNNSVFRDGPNQYWNTVDPFSISRLEVVKGPGSVTYGNDAIGGTVNAISRGPEGYGDGLRTSERLFYRVSSAENSHIARFDFDLTQDADYGLHVGGTWKQFGDVEAGGDVGRQRKTGYDEWDADLKFEYFLDPDTVVSVAHQHVDLDDAWRTHKTIYGISWKGTTIGDELERSLDQSRGLTAVQYHSTDRASFIDAISASLSYHVQEESQFRIRTDERYDRQGFDVGTVGASIQLETPSAIGRWAYGIEYYHDDVDSFADKLNADGSVKSSSIQGPVADDATYGLLGVFVEDDVQVHDKVNLIFGARYTYASVDAGRVEDPITGGAISLDETWDTAVGSARVLYALGEAEQWRLFGGVSQGVRAPNLSDLTRLDTARSNEIETPSPNLDPEQFISYEIGIKGATEACTTQLAWFYTDISNMIVRTPTGRVIDESIEVTKRNAGDGYVQGVELSASYRFHPQLNAVGSVAWTDGEVDAYPTSEPVEVREPLSRLMPTTGILGLHWDHPAKGCWAEALVTIADRQDDLSSDDRRDTQRIPPDGTPGYTVLTVRGGWEVARHFTVTAAVENVTDEEYRIHGSGQNEPGRSFVLALDYTF is encoded by the coding sequence ATGTTGCGAGCACCTGTTCTTGCCGTCGGCGCGTTGATACTGACAGCGCTCTGCATGCTGATGGCATGCGCCGCCGCCCTAGGCGCCGAGACGGACACGACGACGGAGCCGACATGGCTCGACACGGTCTTCGTCACCGCCACACGCATGGCCAAGGCGATTCTCGACACGCCGAACACGGTGCAGTCGCTCACGAGCACCGACATCCAGGCGCGCACGCTGTCGCGCTCGACGCCCGAGGCGCTGCGCGAGATGCCGGGCGTGATGGTCCAGAAGACCTCCAACGGCCAAGGCTCGCCCTACATGCGTGGCTTCACGGGATTCCGCACACTGTTCCTTCTCGACGGAATCCGACTCAATAACTCCGTCTTTCGCGATGGGCCAAATCAATACTGGAACACGGTGGATCCGTTCAGCATCAGCCGGCTCGAGGTCGTCAAAGGCCCCGGCTCGGTCACCTACGGCAACGACGCGATCGGCGGCACGGTCAACGCGATCTCGCGCGGCCCCGAAGGCTACGGCGACGGGCTGCGCACGAGCGAGCGGCTCTTCTACCGCGTCAGCAGCGCCGAGAACTCGCACATTGCGCGCTTCGACTTCGACCTGACCCAGGACGCCGACTACGGCCTGCACGTCGGAGGCACGTGGAAGCAGTTCGGCGACGTCGAGGCCGGCGGCGACGTCGGCCGCCAACGCAAGACGGGCTACGACGAGTGGGACGCCGATCTCAAGTTCGAGTACTTCCTCGATCCCGACACGGTCGTGAGCGTCGCCCACCAGCATGTGGACCTCGACGACGCGTGGCGCACGCACAAGACCATCTACGGCATAAGCTGGAAAGGCACGACTATCGGCGACGAGCTCGAGCGCAGCCTCGACCAGAGCCGTGGCCTCACCGCCGTCCAGTACCACTCGACCGATCGCGCCTCGTTCATCGACGCAATCTCGGCCAGCCTCTCGTACCACGTGCAGGAGGAGTCGCAGTTCCGCATCCGGACCGACGAGCGCTACGACCGCCAGGGCTTCGACGTCGGCACGGTCGGCGCCTCGATCCAGCTCGAAACGCCGAGCGCGATCGGCCGCTGGGCCTATGGCATCGAGTATTATCACGACGACGTCGACTCGTTTGCCGACAAGCTCAACGCCGATGGATCAGTCAAATCCTCGAGCATTCAAGGCCCTGTCGCCGACGACGCGACCTACGGCCTGCTCGGTGTGTTCGTCGAGGACGACGTCCAGGTGCACGACAAGGTCAACCTGATCTTCGGCGCGCGCTACACGTATGCGAGCGTCGACGCCGGCCGCGTTGAGGACCCGATAACGGGCGGCGCGATCTCGCTCGACGAGACCTGGGACACGGCCGTCGGCAGCGCGCGCGTCCTCTACGCCCTCGGCGAGGCGGAGCAGTGGCGCCTGTTCGGCGGCGTCTCGCAGGGCGTCCGCGCGCCGAACCTCTCGGACCTCACACGCCTGGACACGGCGCGCTCGAACGAGATCGAAACGCCCTCGCCTAACCTCGACCCCGAGCAGTTCATCTCGTACGAGATCGGCATCAAGGGCGCGACCGAAGCGTGCACGACGCAGCTCGCCTGGTTCTACACGGACATCAGCAACATGATCGTGCGCACGCCGACCGGCCGCGTCATCGACGAGAGCATCGAAGTAACCAAGCGCAACGCGGGCGACGGCTACGTCCAGGGCGTCGAACTCTCGGCCAGCTACCGGTTCCATCCGCAACTGAACGCGGTCGGCTCGGTCGCCTGGACCGACGGCGAGGTGGACGCCTACCCGACGTCCGAGCCAGTCGAAGTGCGCGAGCCGCTCAGCCGCCTCATGCCGACAACCGGCATCCTCGGCCTGCACTGGGACCACCCGGCAAAGGGCTGCTGGGCCGAAGCGCTCGTGACGATCGCCGACCGGCAGGACGACCTCTCCTCCGACGACCGGCGCGACACGCAGCGCATCCCGCCTGACGGCACACCGGGCTACACGGTGCTCACTGTGCGCGGCGGCTGGGAGGTCGCGCGCCACTTCACTGTAACAGCCGCCGTCGAGAACGTGACGGACGAGGAATACCGCATCCACGGCTCGGGCCAGAATGAGCCGGGCCGCAGCTT